The Carassius carassius chromosome 34, fCarCar2.1, whole genome shotgun sequence genome has a segment encoding these proteins:
- the LOC132114705 gene encoding AN1-type zinc finger protein 5-like yields MAQETNQTQVPMLCTMGCGFYGNPRTNGMCSVCYKEHLQRQQGGGRNSPPGEKGATSPVGSPGACAVTVESTPVLTTEAVTPPEERTSSSSPSPVTQQMTAMSISQDTSTTDSDRAEVEEEEEEGSSKSTGPEGEAAQASSDGEQTPDKNKKKNRCFICRKKVGLTGFDCRCGNLFCAVHRYSDKHDCPYDYRGAAAARIRKENPIVVAEKIQKL; encoded by the exons ATGGCTCAGGAGACAAATCAGACGCAGGTGCCAATGCTTTGCACTATGGGATGCGGTTTTTATGGTAACCCTCGCACCAATGGAATGTGTTCTGTCTGCTACAAGGAACATCTGCAGAGACAACAAGGAGGGGGGAGAAACAGTCCCCCAGGTGAGAAAG GTGCCACATCTCCTGTAGGTTCCCCAGGGGCATGTGCGGTAACAGTGGAGTCCACCCCTGTACTCACTACGGAAGCCGTTACCCCACCTGAAGAACGCACGTCTAG TAGCTCACCCAGCCCAGTAACCCAGCAGATGACTGCTATGAGCATCTCCCAGGACACGTCAACCACTGATTCAGACAGAGCAGaagtggaggaggaagaggaggagggctCGTCTAAAAGCACAG GGCCAGAAGGGGAAGCTGCACAGGCTTCTTCAGACGGAGAGCAGACTCCTGACAAGAACAAAAAGAAGAATCGATGCTTCATTTGTAGGAAAAAAGTTGGCCTCACGG GCTTTGACTGTCGCTGCGGTAACCTGTTTTGTGCTGTCCACCGTTATTCTGACAAACATGACTGTCCCTACGACTACAGAGGAGCCGCTGCTGCCCGCATCCGCAAGGAAAACCCCATCGTGGTAGCTGAGAAGATTCAGAAGTTATGA